From a region of the Podospora pseudopauciseta strain CBS 411.78 chromosome 7 map unlocalized CBS411.78m_7, whole genome shotgun sequence genome:
- a CDS encoding uncharacterized protein (COG:E; EggNog:ENOG503NWF5), with protein MAPHAEESVGTHTGHADVQHQQENERNMPKPGEYIQFDHLPAGGPLNRWSHFMTRDHDYPGAQAMLYSAGVPNKDMMKNAPHVGIATVWWEGNPCKAVQKQNMLPWQFNTIGVSDGITMGSEGMRFSLQSREIIADSIETVTCAQRHDANISIPGCDKNMPGVIMAAARHNRPFVMIYGGTMRRGHSQLLDKPINISTCYEAVGSYRYGVLKASCKKQSGAEATASEVMDDIEEHACPGVGACGGMYTANTMATAIEAMGLCLPGSSSFPAESPQKRSECERAAEAIRICMEKDIRPRDLITRRSFMNALKLTMVLGGSTNAVLHFLAMANSADVDLTLEDIHRVSEATPFLADLAPSGKHYMEDLCNVGGTPAVLKYLIAVGLIDGGIPTVTGKTLAENVSSWPSLDPGQTIIRDITKPIKKSGHLRILYGNFAPGGAVAKITGLEGDFFTGRARVFNKEHELNSALSAGLIKDEEEGQVLIVRYEGPKGGPGMPEQLQASAAIMGAGLKKIALVTDGRYSGASHGFIVGHVVPEAAVGGPIALVEDGDLITIDAVKNSIDIIEASGIKGAAGIAAELERRRRGWKPPKMKPVRGVLAKYARLVGDASHGAVTDAGGPAW; from the exons ATGGCACCTCACGCGGAAGAGTCGGTGGGGACCCATACCGGGCACGCGGATGTCCAACACCAGCAAGAGAATGAGCGCAACATGCCCAAGCCTGGCGAATACATCCAGTTCGACCATCTTCCCGCCGGGGGCCCTCTGAACCGCTGGTCTCACTTCATGACCCGGGACCACGATTATCCCGGAGCCCAG GCTATGCTTTACTCGGCTGGTGTCCCCAATAAGGACATGATGAAGAATGCACCCCATGTGGGAATCGCTACTGTTTGGTGGGAGGGCAACCCGTGCAA GGCCGTTCAGAAACAAAACATGCTGCCCTGGCAGTTCAACACCATTGGTGTGTCGGACGGCATTACCATGGGCTCGGAAG GCATGCGTTTCTCTCTGCAGTCCAGAGAGATTATCGCTGACAGTATCGAGACGGTCACATGCGCCCAACGCCATGACGCCAACATCAGCATTCCCGGTTGCGACAAGAACATGCCCGGTGTGATCATGGCCGCTGCTCGCCACAACAGACCTTTTGTCATGATCTATGGCGGTACCATGCGCAGAGGCCACTCCCAGCTTCTCGACAAACCCATCAACATCTCGACCTGCTACGAAGCTGTGGGCTCCTACAGATACGGTGTGCTCAAGGCCAGCTGCAAGAAGCAGTCCGGTGCCGAGGCTACCGCCAGCGAGGTCATGGACGATATCGAAGAGCATGCCTGCCCCGGAGTTGGTGCGTGCGGCGGCATGTACACGGCTAACACGATGGCCACAGCCATTGAAGCCATGGGGTTGTGCCTTCCCGGGTCCTCGTCATTCCCCGCCGAATCTCCGCAGAAGAGAAGCGAGTGCGAGCGGGCCGCCGAGGCCATCCGCATCTGCATGGAGAAGGACATTCGACCCCGCGACCTGATCACACGCCGGTCTTTCATGAACGCCTTGAAGCTCACGATGGTGCTCGGCGGAAGCACAAATGCCGTTCTGCATTTTCTGGCCATGGCCAACTCGGCTGATGTTGACCTCACTTTGGAGGATATCCACCGCGTCTCGGAGGCCACCCCGTTCCTGGCGGATCTGGCCCCGTCTGGCAAGCATTACATGGAGGATCTCTGCAACGTCGGTGGCACTCCCGCTGTCCTCAAGTATCTGATTGCTGTTGGCCTTATCGACGGCGGCATTCCCACGGTCACGGGCAAGACTCTTGCTGAGAACGTCTCGAGCTGGCCTTCGCTCGACCCCGGCCAGACCATCATTCGGGACATTACGAAGCCCATCAAGAAATCGGGCCATTTGCGTATTCTCTACGGCAACTTTGCTCCTGGTGGCGCCGTGGCCAAGATCACTGGCTTGGAAGGCGACTTCTTTACCGGCAGGGCCCGCGTGTTCAACAAGGAGCACGAGCTGAACAGCGCCCTTTCCGCGGGTCTCAtcaaggatgaggaggagggccagGTTTTGATTGTTCGCTACGAGGGTCCCAAGGGCGGCCCGGGCATGCCCGAGCAGCTCCAGGCCAGCGCCGCCATCATGGGTGCCGGCTTGAAGAAGATTGCCCTTGTCACGGACGGGCGCTACAGCGGTGCCAGCCACGGGTTCATTGTCGGCCACGTTGTCCCCGAGGCGGCTGTGGGCGGGCCCATTGCCCTTGTGGAGGATGGCGATCTCATCACTATTGACGCTGTCAAGAACAGCATTGATATCATTGAGGCTTCGGGCATCAAGGGCGCCGCGGGCATTGCGGCGGAACTGGAGCGTCGCCGACGAGGGTGGAAGCCGCCCAAGATGAAGCCTGTGAGGGGCGTCCTGGCCAAGTATGCCCGTCTTGTGGGCGATGCCAGCCATGGTGCTGTTACCGATGCTGGCGGTCCGGCTTGGTAA
- a CDS encoding uncharacterized protein (COG:S; EggNog:ENOG503P1YD) — protein sequence MMSPTIPMTAQAGPYTPTTDAMDRHEFGVTKNRKATSTGGGRAWSEEEELYLLQTRLQKMPYKHIAAHLKKTELACRLHYHQLSHGSNRRKRTTSTSSGSSNSGHSPPLHGSIPSPIREQDDSLSRSASPPGSARSYGSISPTGIQLPSIMTATASASESPRLPTILPKPASMKLALASIGGSASAGTSSPTASRGYPTPLHEVHPHSAPLTAPSGYRGSMTPTNGSAPYPSYTSNSGPAPHGPGRLRLDCSALPPPPSSAGLSVTPYSASHPVDMGKLNAIYNAHRASFWASIAAEYGPGANPVVLEQAWRGNSPTSSSSSSSSSSLSLGIAAHTPITPIGSPDDHFYNGQSKPDKTRISAILGIDANPRSPREREMVRRLEEERCSLGVVGA from the exons ATGATGTCCCCAACAATTCCCATGACGGCCCAAGCCGGGCCCTATACCCCTACCACCGACGCCATGGATCGTCATGAATTCGGTGTCACAAAAAACAGAAAGGCAACTTCGACTGGTGGCGGGAGAGCAtggagcgaggaggag GAGCTCTACCTTCTTCAGACACGTCTCCAGAAAATGCCCTACAAGCACATTGCCGCCCACTTGAAGAAGACTGAGCTCGCGTGCCGCCTTCATTATCACCAGCTCAGCCATGGCAGCAACCGCCGCAAGCGTACCACGTCCACGTCATCGGGATCCTCGAACAGCGGACACTCCCCTCCGCTTCACGGCTCGATTCCCTCGCCCATCCGGGAGCAGGACGATTCGCTCAGCCGATCTGCATCTCCTCCCGGCTCCGCACGATCTTATGGTTCGATCAGCCCAACTGGCATTCAGCTCCCCAGCATCATGACGGCTACCGCTTCCGCCAGCGAATCCCCCCGCCTGCCCACCATCCTTCCCAAACCGGCCTCGATGAAGCTCGCCCTCGCGTCTATTGGCGGTTCGGCCTCGGCGGGCACTTCCTCTCCAACGGCGTCTCGTGGGTATCCCACCCCGTTGCACGAAGTCCACCCACACAGCGCCCCCTTGACAGCCCCTTCTGGCTACCGTGGGTCCATGACACCAACCAACGGTTCGGCGCCTTATCCCTCCTATACGTCAAACAGTGGCCCTGCCCCCCATGGTCCAGGACGCCTGCGCCTGGACTGCTCTGcgctcccgcctcctccttcgtcAGCCGGTCTTTCTGTCACCCCTTATTCTGCCAGCCACCCGGTGGATATGGGAAAGCTCAACGCCATCTACAATGCGCACCGTGCCTCTTTCTGGGCCAGCATCGCGGCTGAGTACGGACCCGGTGCCAACCCCGTGGTCTTGGAGCAGGCGTGGCGTGGAAACAGCCCtacctccagctccagctccagctccagctccagcttgaGCCTGGGCATTGCTGCTCACACGCCCATTACGCCGATCGGTAGCCCTGACGATCACTTTTACAACGGGCAAAGCAAGCCTGACAAGACCAGAATTAGCGCCATCCTTGGCATTGATGCCAACCCGAGGAGTCCcagggagagagagatggtGAGAAGAttggaagaagagaggtGCTCGTTAGGAGTGGTCGGCGCTTGA
- a CDS encoding uncharacterized protein (COG:K; EggNog:ENOG503P4SF) has translation MKKRTANDVQSWRPPQQTAMPTLQHQQPLQQQQPQPPNAFANHAPWYSPSHYPPQQPDMTRRDQQQQQQQQQQQQQQQQLDFRGYAQPPQQTAQQQQHAAHQQHPQHPQQHHAAPPVQQSMGHAQQPQAPPPQQQTPTPAPAPAPSRRKRPQTGGHPPAHPPPHAPQLSAQHAQHPQHAVQHTQHPHAPQHIAQHPQHPQHTQQHPQQHAQQHVQQQHVQQQHAQQQHAQQHAQQHTPQHQHASVPPPQQQQVPQQAPHAAPQPQQVPVQQQHPQHVQHPGHPQHQQQQQQPPQVQQQQPPAPVPAPTPVAAPAAVQVPTAQVKAPPPDDVTPAPPPPPAKKSRTNTPWTPAEELRLKQMRDAGNSWAEIAKTFPARTEGSVKKHWYKDMHYAEFAEDESAALMSAIKEYENNKWKVIGQKVGKPAKACEQYAKEHFPELFANQKR, from the exons ATGAAGAAGCGGACGGCAAACGACGTTCAGTCATGGCGTCCACCACAGCAGACGGCGATGCCTACGCTGCAACACCAGCAACcgttgcagcagcagcagccgcagccgccaAACGCGTTCGCTAACCATGCCCCCTGGTATAGCCCGTCTCAttatcctcctcagcagcccGACATGACTCGGCGcgaccagcagcagcagcagcagcagcagcagcagcaacaacagcagcagcagttggACTTTCGGGGATATGCTCAGCCACCACAGCAGACcgcccaacaacaacagcatgcTGCCCATCAGCAGCACCCTCAACAtccgcaacaacaccatgctGCTCCGCCGGTCCAGCAGTCCATGGGCCATGCTCAACAGCCGCAggctccacctccccagcagcagacCCCCACCCCGGCCCCTGCGCCGGCTCCGTCGAGACGGAAGCGGCCCCAGACCGGCGGTCACCCCCCGGCCCATCCTCCGCCGCACGCGCCCCAGCTGAGTGCTCAGCATGCTCAGCATCCACAACATGCTGTCCAGCACACTCAGCACCCGCATGCCCCACAGCATATtgctcaacaccctcaacaccctcagcaCACTCAACAACATCCCCAGCAGCATGCTCAGCAGCATGTTCAGCAGCAACAtgttcagcagcagcatgctcagcaacagcatGCCCAACAACATGCTCAGCAGCATACTCCTCAGCATCAACACGCTTCGGTGCCTCCcccgcaacagcagcaggttcCTCAGCAAGCTCCTCACGCGGCACCTCAGCCCCAACAGGTCCCCgttcaacagcaacacccaCAGCATGTGCAGCATCCGGGCCACccgcagcatcagcagcagcagcagcagcccccacaggtccagcagcagcaaccgccaGCTCCCGTACCAGCTCCCACTCCGGTTGCTGCTCCCGCTGCGGTCCAAGTACCAACGGCTCAGGTGAAGGCTCCGCCCCCAGACGATGTGACACCTGCTCCGCCCCCACCTCCGGCAAAGAAGAGCCGGACAAACACGCCGTGGACGCCGGCGGAGGAGCTTCGGCTGAAGCAGATGCGTGATGCCGGTAACAGTTGGGCAGAAATTGCCAAG ACCTTTCCCGCCCGCACAGAGGGTAGTGTGAAGAAGCATTGGTATAAGGATATGCACTATGCTGAATTTGCAGAGGATGAG TCCGCGGCGTTGATGAGTGCCATCAAGGAGTACGAAAACAACAAATGGAAGGTTATTGGGCAGAAGGTTGGCAAGCCGGCCAAGGCCTGTGAACAATACGCAAAGGAGCATTTCCCAG AGCTGTTTGCGAACCAAAAGAGATGA
- the UTR2 gene encoding putative glycosidase CRH2 (CAZy:GH16; EggNog:ENOG503NUVW; COG:G): MLRSLLPLGVALLGATSVLAVDPPSCSLDKKCPEEAPCCSQYNQCGVGAFCLGGCDPRMSFSIDSCVPAPVCKDKTYKMDSLDRYKHISEYLGDSSKVDWVGQGEPLLYNGHTLLTMPPKSVGTVLATTTYMWYGNVKARIKSSRGAGVVTAFILFGDVKDEIDFEWVGVDLNTVQTNYYFQGITDYGNTGNLTVDDSYNKFHDYEIQWTPDEIRWLVDGKVGRVKKRSETWNAKTQQWNFPQTPSRVQISIWPGGLETNAKGTIDWAGGKIDWNSDEIKKYGYYFATFGEIKVECWKTDKAPGTNKGVSYYYNDIRATNDTVVDSNKPTILKSFLGTGTNMNKGETTQSGSASQTSAIHAIPGGGVVGSGNAPGVNNGGSSSGGPDSGSNSGGGAVANPGCSSDSFVQNCGQAATDGDSNGNNSNNGVRGAERLGASAFAVIIGIAGLLFL; encoded by the exons ATGCTCCGATCTTTGTTGCCGTTGGGCGTGGCCCTTCTCGGCGCAACCAGCGTTTTGGCTGTTGATCCTCCATCCTGCAGTCTGGACAAGAAGTGCCCCGAGGAAGCACCCTGCTGCTCTC AATACAACCAATGCGGCGTTGGCGCATTCTGTCTCGGCGGCTGCGACCCGCGCATGTCCTTCTCCATCGACTCCTGCGTCCCTGCGCCAGTATGCAAGGACAAAACCTACAAGATGGACTCGCTCGACCGGTACAAGCACATCAGCGAATACCTTGGCGACTCTAGCAAGGTGGACTGGGTTGGCCAAGGAGAGCCCCTCTTGTACAACGGCCATACCCTGTTGACCATGCCTCCCAAGTCGGTCGGCACTGTGCTGGCCACCACGACCTACATGTGGTATGGCAATGTCAAGGCCAGGATCAAGAGCTCTCGGGGCGCTGGTGTTGTTACCGCCTTCATCCTGTTTGGTGATGTCAAGGACGAAATTGACTTTGAGTGGGTTGGTGTCGATCTGAACACGGTTCAGACCAACTACTACTTCCAGGGTATTACAGATT ACGGCAATACCGGTAACTTGACTGTGGATGATTCGTACAACAAATTCCACGACTATGAGATCCAATGGACCCCAGACGAAATTCGGTGGCTTGTCGATGGAAAGGTTGGCCGTGTCAAGAAGAGATCCGAGACTTGGAACGCCAAGACCCAGCAGTGGAATTTCCCCCAGACGCCATCCCGTGTTCAGATCTCCATCTGGCCCGGTGGTCTCGAGACCAACGCCAAGGGCACCATTGATTGGGCTGGTGGAAAGATCGACTGGAACTCGGATGAGATCAAGAAGTATGGCTACTACTTTGCCACCTTTGGAGAGATCAAGGTCGAGTGCTGGAAGACGGACAAGGCCCCGGGCACCAACAAGGGTGTCTCTTACTACTACAATGACATCAGGGCTACCAACGACACCGTCGTCGACAGCAACAAGCCTACCATTCTCAAGAGCTTCCTCGGCACGGGGACAAATATGAACAAGGGTGAAACCACTCAGTCCGGCAGCGCCTCCCAGACTTCCGCTATTCACGCTATtcctggcggtggtgttgtcgggTCCGGAAACGCCCCCGGCGTTAACAATGGCGGCTCCAGCTCTGGCGGTCCCGACTCGGGCTCCAActccggtggtggtgctgttgccaACCCTGGCTGCAGCTCCGATAGCTTTGTGCAAAACTGCGGTCAGGCTGCCACTGACGGTGACAGCAatggcaacaacagcaacaatggCGTTCGCGGAGCCGAAAGGCTGGGCGCCAGCGCCTTTGCTGTCATCATTGGTATTGCCggtctcctcttcctttga
- the GTT1 gene encoding bifunctional glutathione transferase/peroxidase (EggNog:ENOG503NX0U; COG:O): MTSPNPQDPPQSTSTLSPSNKPEITLYWLNDYRAQPIVLLLKELDLTYTVRPFHRTPSGLAPRELEKVYPLGTSPILTISLPHREPHLLHYAEGSFALTLVVGVILADSLWQQQNPLLPPPHHRVRRRQDLQGVCRAPLRRNTSPFWTECSPLRLLLLAMKKARGISAGGFLTAVDILLSFNLTTARDGVGKVMVSVGDGKAGKIPLWDTSTRGWASIWRGCIGKGGI; the protein is encoded by the exons ATGACATCACCAAATCCCCAAGACCCACCCCAATCTACGAGCACATTATCGCCGTCCAATAAACCAGAGATAACGCTCTACTG GCTCAACGACTACCGAGCCCAGCCCATCGTCTTGCTCCTCAAGGAGCTCGACCTAACCTATACCGTCAGACCCTTCCACCGCACCCCCAGCGGCCTCGCCCCCCGCGAGCTGGAAAAGGTCTACCCCCTAGGGACATCACCCATCCTGACAATCTCGTTACCTCACCGGGAACCT CATCTGCTTCACTATGCAGAGGGGAGCTTCGCGCTGACGTTGGTGGTCGGGGTGATCTTGGCCG ACAGTCTTTGGCAGCAACAAaatccccttcttcctccgcCCCATCACCGGGTTCGTCGCCGACAAGATCTACAAGGCGTTTGTCGTGCCCCACTGCGGAGAAACACCTCGCCTTTTTGGACGGAATGCTCGCCACTTCGtcttctgctgctggcgatgaagaaggcgagagGTATCTCTGCGGGGGGATTCCTGACCGCGGTGGATATCCTGCTTAGCTTCAACTTGACCACTGCCAGGGACGGGGTGGGCAAGGTGATGGTCTCTGTCGGCGATGGCAAGGCGGGCAAGATTCCCCTGTGGGACACGAGTACCCGCGGGTGGGCGAGTATTTGGAGAGGCTGCATCGGGAAAGGGGGTATCTGA
- a CDS encoding uncharacterized protein (EggNog:ENOG503PWMW), protein MTAKHSNRPKTNLLTTPGEIRNQIYSYLLPTHETIVIASQRKDSFSSSSSSSSQQHYIGKSLRRDLSTLFLTSKQIYLEASTFFYSNNTFVLPGDATSLPHQAQANLLLRWFLDRIGERNCSNLRRLGIPFPLEGGLGQLQLGDGCEQMIEEEEGAKRKRFISGLVRRCPNLEELEVDLGRGDTPSLAGTAPVPSKMEMAGSVERLLRQSWAGLKAVRVYWGDQVIYKRRRRRARSLEYGMPPEQVPMGEEWVVVNMRDDEEDHARYRERYYERREWRLEDAVHDFYSPYSSINLRSSFALERYRVAARAAEAAPSRDWLSSQHPRIEFAKAFLKSPSRAMSERNEEKEWWRIRRKMAREYTVSYCCTMAGGSSYRTRSKRKRTTTWLRNTLARL, encoded by the coding sequence ATGACTGCAAAACACAGCAACCGACCCAAAAcaaacctcctcaccacccccggtGAAATCCGCAACCAGATCTACtcctacctcctccccacccacgAGACAATCGTCATTGCCTCGCAGCGAAAAGACAGCttttcgtcgtcgtcgtcgtcctcctcccaacaacaCTACATTGGCAAATCCCTCCGCCGCGACCTCTCGACCCTCTTTCTTACAAGCAAGCAAATCTACCTCGAagcctccaccttcttctaCAGCAACAACACGTTCGTCCTACCGGGGGACGCCACCTCCTTACCACACCAGGCGCAAGCCAACCTGCTACTGCGCTGGTTCCTCGACCGGATCGGCGAGAGAAACTGCTCCAACTTGAGAAGGCTAGGGATCCCGTTCCCGCTGGAGGGTGGTCTGGGCCAACTCCAGCTAGGGGATGGGTGCGAGCAAatgattgaggaggaggaaggggccaagaggaagaggttcATCTCTGgcttggtgaggaggtgccCCAACCTGGAGGAGCTAGAGGTTGATCTAGGGAGAGGTGACACGCCTAGCCTGGCGGGGACGGCGCCGGTGCCGAgcaagatggagatggcggGGTCGGTGGAGCGGCTGCTGAGGCAGTCGTGGGCGGGGCTCAAGGCGGTGAGGGTGTATTGGGGCGACCAGGTTATTTACaagcggcggaggcggcgggcgAGGAGTCTGGAGTATGGTATGCCGCCTGAGCAGGTGccgatgggggaggagtgggtggtggtgaatatgagggatgacgaggaggatcaCGCTCGGTATCGGGAACGGTATTATGAGCGTCGGGAGTGGAGGCTGGAAGATGCCGTCCATGACTTTTACTCTCCTTACTCGAGCATCAATCTCCGGTCGTCTTTTGCTCTGGAGAGGTACAGGGTCGCTGCGAGAGCTGCCGAAGCTGCCCCGTCGAGGGACTGGTTGAGCAGCCAGCATCCCAGGATAGAGTTCGCCAAGGCGTTTCTCAAGTCCCCCTCGCGCGCAATGAGCGAGAGAaacgaggagaaggagtggtggaggattcgaaggaagatggcgagggagtACACTGTTTCCTATTGCTGCACCATGGCTGGAGGGAGCAGCTATCGGACCAGGAGCAAGCGGAAGAGGACTACAACCTGGTTGAGGAACACATTAGCAAGACTCTAG
- a CDS encoding uncharacterized protein (COG:S; EggNog:ENOG503P2RN) has product MSPLNPTATPFLPAISSLPTLPDTTLTSTLDLLFEPTSELHSLALPTIRTCSFASYDELIDTLRGQLLTIASQVQDDSEGKKKLHQVLGSHPRLGAPKVKQEDEELSEQSKNEQKQLRGGDENEAMRLAELNEEYEKAFPGLRYVVFVNGRGRGVIMEDMERRIKRGDIREEEKEGIQAMCDIAKDRARKLLKSAEEAV; this is encoded by the exons ATgtcccccctcaaccccaccgcaacccccttcctacccgccatctcctccctccccaccctcccagacacaaccctcacctccaccctcgacctcctcttcGAACCAACTTCCGAACTCCAttccctcgccctccccaccatccgcaCCTGCTCCTTCGCCTCCTACGACGAGCTAATCGACACCCTCCGAGGCCAGCTGCTCACCATCGCCTCCCAAGTCCAGGACGACTCCGAGGGGAAAAAGAAGCTGCATCAGGTCCTGGGCAGCCACCCCAGATTGGGCGCGCCAAAGGTGAAGcaagaggacgaggagttgAGCGAGCAGAGCAAGAATGAGCAAAAGCAACtcaggggaggggatgaaaACGAGGCGATGAGGCTGGCCGAGCTGAACGAGGAGTACGAAAAGGCTTTTCCGGGGTTGAGGTATGTCGTTTTTGTGAacgggcgggggaggggggtgattaTGGAGGATATGGAGCGGAGGATCAAGAGGGGGGATAttagggaggaggagaaggaggggataCAG GCAATGTGTGATATTGCAAAGGATAGGGCGAGGAAGTTGTTGAAGtctgccgaggaggctgttTAG
- a CDS encoding uncharacterized protein (EggNog:ENOG503P904): MGVQLEPISQSSFEQYGPWHFRDSRFQQNERVDLGAALLRAAALPALNDLCELSARTSKADGRFLELTEKPTSSRSSSIHVLQEPSPPATITSPPTPVTVNKAKDDVDIPSLPGPRHSLDQFGYHAEEGVKFTFAPNSLPIRPRPNLKRRRPDSDVDGYNTATMSCKKRRLLRQFITSRLSAPFSLPATHILNREVVASGDKRFLKLAAIMATRKLQPQPLPPQVNPDSFLRRQAIFNRCRLRMATEGMSRGGRGSHGPETQATHPASQQQQQQPGVEGASFALMRALHPSSTGATTPVISISPQPSSCTPKPAITPSSPPSRSPPLGPTASGASPTRLRIPSPRLRPLRSPELRVTRPALPLDDIEDLDDDSVAFPTSVHESRYGDEPDEVYADFGLIFGGGGEGDESDEEGPAEQFEDYMDDLDGIPWNARC; encoded by the coding sequence ATGGGGGTTCAGCTCGAGCCCATCAGTCAGAGTTCGTTTGAACAGTACGGACCATGGCACTTTCGAGATTCTCGTTTTCAGCAGAATGAACGTGTCGACCTGGGTGCCGCTCTCTTGCGAGCAGCCGCCCTACCGGCCTTGAACGACCTATGCGAGCTTTCAGCGAGGACCAGCAAAGCAGATGGTCGGTTTCTGGAACTGACCGAGAAGCCCACATCGTCCAGGTCATCCAGCATTCATGTTCTCCAGGaaccctctccacccgccaccatcacttcccccccaactcccgTCACCGTCAACAAGGCTAAGGATGATGTGGATATCCCGTCATTACCAGGACCCCGTCATTCCCTGGACCAGTTTGGTTATCACGCGGAAGAGGGGGTCAAGTTCACCTTTGCGCCCAACAGCTTACCCATTCGTCCCCGGCCGAATCTGAAGCGTCGACGACCAGACTCGGATGTGGACGGTTACAACACAGCCACCATGAGCTGCAAAAAGCGGCGACTATTGCGACAGTTTATCACCTCACGGCTTTCAGCGCCTTTCTCCCTCCCGGCCACGCACATTCTCAACCGAGAAGTCGTCGCTTCGGGTGACAAACGCTTTCTCAAACTTGCCGCCATCATGGCAACCAGAAAGCTTCAACCACAGCCCCTACCGCCACAGGTCAACCCGGATTCTTTCTTGCGGCGGCAAGCCATCTTCAACCGGTGTCGGTTACGAATGGCAACCGAGGGCATGTCTCGAGGCGGTCGAGGGAGCCACGGGCCAGAGACGCAAGCTACACATCCCGcttcacagcagcagcagcagcagccaggtGTAGAAGGGGCTAGTTTCGCCTTGATGAGGGCCCTGCACCCATCATCGACTGGGGCAACTACACCGGTGATTTCCATCTCCCCGCAACCGTCCTCCTGCACCCCAAAACCGGCGATAAcaccgtcatcaccaccgagcAGGTCACCACCACTCGGGCCAACAGCCAGCGGAGCATCGCCAACAAGACTGCGAATTCCCAGTCCGAGGTTACGGCCCCTCCGCTCACCAGAACTGAGAGTCACCCGGCCGGCTCTGCCGTTGGATGACATTGAggacctcgacgacgacagcgtGGCGTTTCCTACATCGGTGCATGAGAGCCGGTATGGTGACGAGCCTGACGAGGTCTATGCCGATTTCGGGCTGATCTTTGGAGGCGGGGGTGAGGGCGACGAGTCTGATGAAGAAGGTCCTGCCGAGCAGTTTGAGGATTACATGGACGACTTGGACGGGATTCCGTGGAACGCTAGGTGCTAA
- a CDS encoding uncharacterized protein (COG:I; EggNog:ENOG503P1QR) translates to MSVSMTPTVGGDEDKRLSFQEQLELVKLPREGQAHRYISTRSAYLPGSDFAKGKELPSFHSAAFGGHVYAQAGLAAYRAWRETEKEKGVPEHARLDIHTINGYFTRIGLASRPFIYTASPVTASRTFSTVSVTATQPSVPSNSPSEDHYPAEDASLPQYPPAFTALLSFKLPEPDWDGTVSEQEAPPQERFASILSSRKPEEWPPAPPVDITGVVEIVGDDQVGTFPIAEMKKVDMKEYNEGKPVHERRELLLYRLLKPLPDDEDGKSGYDANAHVLVHAFVADRNGLLMAGNHIGLGYSLGRAASLSYHFVMHVEAKAAVMREEDGWWIQEVWFPRAGRGRGIVESKIWSPNGVHVATEYQDGLIQGFGGKLLKEKEVSGQEAKL, encoded by the exons ATGAGTGTAAGCATGACTCCCACGGTTGGCGGCGACGAGGACAAGCGGCTGTCTTTTCAGGAACAATTGGAGCTCGTCAAGTTGCCTCGTGAAGGCCAAGCCCACCGATACATCTCGACGCGATCAGCATATCTCCCAGGTTCAGACTTTGCAAAGGGAAAAGAGCTGCCCAGTTTCCACAGTGCGGCGTTTGGTGGTCATGTGTACGCTCAGGCAGGCCTGGCCGCCTATAGAGCGTGGAGAGAAACcgaaaaggagaagggggttcCAGAACATGCGAGGTTGGATATCCAC ACAATAAACGGTTACTTTACCCGCATCGGCCTTGCCAGCAGACCCTTCATTTACACGGCCTCTCCCGTTACCGCGTCCCGCACCTTCAGCACCGTTTCCGTGACTGCCACTCAGCCATCTGTTCCCAGCAACTCACCCTCTGAAGATCACTACCCTGCCGAAGACGCCTCGCTGCCGCAGTACCCGCCAGCCTTTACCGCGTTGCTGTCATTCAAGCTCCCAGAGCCAGACTGGGATGGCACAGTCTCTGAGCAGGAGGCGCCGCCCCAGGAGCGCTTCGCTTCCATCTTGTCATCCCGCAAGCCAGAAGAGTGGCCGCCCGCCCCCCCGGTGGACATCACCGGCGTGGTGGAGATTGTCGGAGACGACCAGGTTGGGACGTTCCCGATTGCGGAGATGAAGAAGGTAGATATGAAGGAGTATAACGAGGGGAAGCCGGTTCATGAGAGACGGGAGCTGCTTTTGTACCGGTTGTTGAAGCCGCTACcggacgatgaggatgggaagagcGGGTATGATGCCAATGCTCATGTGTTGGTGCACGCTTTTGTGGCGGATAGGAATGGGCTGCTGATGGCTGGGAATCACATCGGGCTGGGATATAGTCTGGGAAGGGCTGCTAGTCTGAGTTATCATTTTGTGATGCACGtggaggccaaggctgcggtgatgagggaggaggatgggtggtggattCAAGAGGTTTGGTTTccgagggcggggaggggaagggggatcGTGGAAAGTAAGATTTGGAGCCCGAATGGTGTGCACGTTGCGACGGAGTATCAGGACGGACTGATCCAGGGGTTTGGCGGAAAGctgttgaaggagaaggaggtttcTGGGCAGGAGGCAAAGCTGTGA